The genomic interval TTGCAGTCTCCTTAAGCAGAGTATCCGCGTCTTCACCTTCATAGAGGGTTTGAGGTCAGCAACCGGATTCTCCCCCCTAAGTTCTGATCTCTCGTTGCCGGGATCGGCAAAGGGCGAATAACCGTAAAGCATAAGGCCGGGTCTTACAGCATCGAGATGTGCTTTCCCGAAGGAGAGTGTGGCCGCGCTGTTGGCAATGTGACACAAGAGTCCTTTATTATGATCCCCTGATATCTCTTCCTTTATCGCCATGAACGCCTTCAGCTGGTCCTCTGCATACGAGGTGTCCGCTATGTCAGCCTCGGAAAAATGACTCATGAGGCCTGTAACGTTCACGTAACCCGTCTTTGCTATGGCCATGACAGCTCTCAGTACCTCTCTGCTGTTGATACCGAGCCGCCCCATGCCGGTATCGACCTTCACATGCACATCGAGATGATGCCCTCTCGCCTTTGCTTCTTCAGACAGACTGAGAGCAGTGGCGATGTCATGGATGACAGGCGTAAGGTCATAGTCAAAAAAGTCGGATATGCCGTGCCGGTCAAAGAGAACGAGGATCCTCGAAGTGATCCCCGCTTCTCTCAGTTTTACCGCCTCCCCGGTATAGGCAACAGCGAGGTGTGATACCCCCCGGGCAGCGAGGACCTTCGAAACTTCGACAGCGCCGTGGCCATAGGCATCAG from Thermodesulfovibrionales bacterium carries:
- the alr gene encoding alanine racemase, whose amino-acid sequence is MHRGATAEVDLDAISHNLKVIRKITHSRPVIAVVKADAYGHGAVEVSKVLAARGVSHLAVAYTGEAVKLREAGITSRILVLFDRHGISDFFDYDLTPVIHDIATALSLSEEAKARGHHLDVHVKVDTGMGRLGINSREVLRAVMAIAKTGYVNVTGLMSHFSEADIADTSYAEDQLKAFMAIKEEISGDHNKGLLCHIANSAATLSFGKAHLDAVRPGLMLYGYSPFADPGNERSELRGENPVADLKPSMKVKTRILCLRRLQKGMPVSYGRTFITRRESLIAVLPVGYADGYSRALSNRADVIIRGKRVPVVGRVCMDLTMVDVTEVPGIEEEDEVVLIGRQGDEEITFHEIAAKAGTISYEIMTMIGSRSQRVYRSGTRD